The Bacillota bacterium genome has a segment encoding these proteins:
- a CDS encoding glutamate-5-semialdehyde dehydrogenase, translating into MTGLLAAERARLAQPRIGGATADERNQALEMIAEALDDRSAEILAANQADVAGAAHLPPPMVARLRLDPRGLSATVAGVRAVAALPDVLGQVLAAWDRPNGLRIRRVRVPLGVVGIIYEARPGVTVEAAALCLKAGNAVILKGGSEAARTNAALGEAVAAGLRRAGLPPDLAAVLPSTREAGAELMAATGLVDVLIPRGGAGLIKAVVAESRVPVIETGTGVCHVYVHAGADLAMAGAIIINAKCQNPAVCNAAETMLVDRSVADSFLPRASEALRAAGVTLRGCPRTRAILPWAEPATDDDWEAEYLDLTLAVQVVDGLDEALAHIARYGTKHSEAIITADGKAAARFLAEVDAAAVYHNASTRFTDGGEFGFGAEIGISTQKLHARGPMGLADLTSHKYIIEGNGQVRG; encoded by the coding sequence ATGACGGGTCTTCTAGCCGCCGAACGGGCTCGCTTGGCCCAGCCTCGGATCGGCGGGGCCACAGCTGATGAGCGGAACCAGGCCCTGGAGATGATTGCCGAGGCGCTCGACGATCGCTCGGCGGAAATCCTGGCGGCCAACCAGGCCGACGTCGCCGGGGCGGCCCACCTACCCCCGCCGATGGTCGCCCGGCTGCGCCTCGACCCCCGCGGACTGTCCGCCACCGTCGCCGGGGTGCGGGCCGTCGCGGCGCTTCCGGACGTGCTCGGCCAGGTGCTCGCCGCCTGGGATCGGCCGAACGGGCTTCGCATCCGACGCGTCCGGGTCCCCCTGGGGGTGGTAGGCATCATCTATGAGGCCCGTCCGGGCGTCACCGTCGAGGCTGCGGCCCTGTGCCTGAAGGCCGGCAACGCGGTCATCCTCAAGGGGGGCAGCGAAGCGGCGCGCACCAACGCCGCCCTCGGCGAGGCCGTGGCCGCCGGGCTCAGACGGGCCGGCCTGCCGCCGGACCTGGCCGCGGTGCTGCCTTCCACCCGAGAGGCCGGCGCCGAGCTGATGGCCGCCACCGGCCTCGTCGACGTCCTGATCCCCCGGGGAGGGGCGGGGCTGATCAAGGCGGTCGTGGCTGAAAGCCGGGTGCCGGTGATCGAGACGGGAACCGGGGTCTGTCACGTCTATGTCCATGCGGGTGCCGACCTGGCCATGGCCGGGGCCATCATCATCAACGCCAAGTGCCAGAACCCAGCCGTTTGCAACGCCGCCGAGACGATGCTGGTCGACCGCTCGGTGGCCGATTCCTTCCTGCCCCGCGCGAGCGAGGCCCTGCGGGCAGCCGGAGTCACCCTGCGTGGGTGCCCGAGGACCCGGGCCATCTTGCCCTGGGCCGAGCCGGCCACCGACGACGACTGGGAAGCCGAATACCTCGACCTGACCCTGGCCGTCCAGGTCGTCGACGGGCTGGACGAGGCCCTCGCCCACATTGCCCGATACGGCACCAAGCACTCCGAGGCCATCATCACGGCCGACGGGAAGGCCGCGGCCCGCTTCCTGGCGGAAGTCGATGCCGCGGCCGTCTATCACAACGCTTCCACCCGCTTCACCGACGGGGGCGAGTTCGGCTTCGGGGCGGAGATCGGGATCAGCACTCAGAAGCTCCACGCCCGCGGGCCCATGGGTCTGGCCGATTTGACCAGCCACAAGTACATCATCGAGGGAAACGGGCAGGTACGGGGGTGA
- the pstA gene encoding phosphate ABC transporter permease PstA, which produces MAVGVLYTAAGLIVLILGFIIGSVLIRGLPVLSWHFLTARSSDLHTGGGISMQIFNTIYILILSMLIALPIGLGAGIHLAEYAKPGRLTSAVRLATESLASVPSIVFGLFGMILFVNTAHLGFSRLGGAATLAILNLPLIVRVTEEALRSVPDDLRHASLALGATKEETIFNAVLPAAVGRLATGAILAAGRALGESAVLIATAGMSSPRYLTLDPLASGETLAVHLWYVNAENSLSDAARIADGTAAFLILAMLVISLGIGWLAGRLNKRLAGEG; this is translated from the coding sequence ATCGCCGTCGGAGTGCTCTACACCGCGGCCGGGCTGATCGTCCTGATTCTCGGCTTTATCATCGGTTCGGTGCTGATCCGCGGGCTTCCCGTCCTCAGTTGGCACTTCCTGACCGCCCGTTCATCCGACCTCCATACCGGCGGCGGGATCAGCATGCAGATCTTTAACACCATCTACATCCTCATCTTGTCGATGCTCATCGCCCTGCCGATCGGTCTCGGCGCCGGGATCCACCTGGCTGAGTACGCCAAGCCGGGCCGACTGACGTCCGCCGTACGGTTGGCCACCGAAAGCCTGGCCAGTGTGCCGTCGATCGTCTTCGGCCTCTTCGGGATGATCCTCTTTGTCAACACGGCCCACCTCGGTTTCTCCCGCCTCGGCGGAGCGGCCACCCTGGCGATTCTGAACCTGCCTCTGATCGTCAGGGTCACCGAAGAAGCCCTTCGTTCCGTTCCCGATGACCTTCGCCACGCCAGCCTGGCCCTGGGGGCCACCAAGGAAGAGACCATCTTCAACGCCGTCCTGCCGGCCGCCGTCGGGCGGCTGGCCACCGGGGCCATCCTGGCCGCCGGCCGGGCCCTCGGGGAGTCGGCCGTGCTCATCGCCACAGCTGGGATGAGCTCGCCGCGCTATCTCACCCTCGACCCCCTGGCCTCCGGCGAAACCCTGGCCGTCCACCTCTGGTACGTCAACGCCGAGAACTCGCTGTCCGACGCCGCCCGCATCGCCGACGGCACGGCGGCCTTCCTCATCCTGGCCATGCTCGTCATCAGCCTCGGCATCGGCTGGCTGGCCGGTCGGCTGAACAAACGACTGGCCGGCGAGGGTTGA
- the pstB gene encoding phosphate ABC transporter ATP-binding protein PstB, producing the protein MVKTENLTVNYGGTLGIEGVGLDLPAKSVTALIGPSGCGKSTFLRAINRMNELIPGVVTTGSAMVRSGDRLVEIYAPGVDLVDLRKRVGMVFQRPNPFPKTIFENVVYGPRRHGLKSRPLLAEIAEEALRQAALWDEVKDKLHVPAMALSGGQQQRLCIARALAVQPDVLLMDEPTASLDPISTAKIEDLLGRLKDDYTIIIVTHNLQQAARVSQQTGFFLLGELVETAPTLEIMTNPRDRRTENYVTGRFG; encoded by the coding sequence ATGGTGAAGACCGAGAACCTGACGGTTAACTACGGCGGGACTCTCGGGATCGAGGGGGTCGGCTTGGACCTGCCGGCCAAATCGGTGACCGCCCTGATCGGCCCGTCGGGCTGTGGCAAGAGCACCTTCCTGCGGGCCATCAACCGGATGAACGAACTGATCCCGGGCGTGGTCACGACCGGCTCGGCCATGGTCAGGTCGGGTGATCGACTGGTCGAGATCTACGCCCCCGGCGTCGACCTGGTCGACCTGCGCAAGCGGGTGGGGATGGTCTTCCAGCGCCCGAACCCGTTTCCCAAGACGATCTTCGAGAACGTGGTCTACGGGCCCAGGCGACACGGTCTAAAGAGCCGTCCGCTTTTGGCCGAGATCGCCGAAGAGGCCCTCCGCCAGGCGGCCCTCTGGGACGAGGTCAAGGACAAATTGCATGTACCGGCGATGGCCCTGTCGGGCGGGCAGCAGCAGCGCCTGTGCATCGCCCGGGCCCTGGCCGTGCAGCCGGACGTCCTCCTGATGGATGAGCCGACGGCCTCCCTCGACCCCATCTCGACGGCCAAGATCGAGGACCTCCTGGGCCGGCTGAAGGACGACTATACGATCATCATCGTCACCCACAACCTCCAGCAGGCCGCCCGGGTTTCCCAGCAGACCGGCTTCTTCCTGCTGGGGGAGCTGGTCGAGACCGCCCCGACCCTGGAGATCATGACCAACCCGCGTGACCGTCGGACGGAGAACTACGTCACCGGCCGGTTTGGATGA